The proteins below come from a single Candidatus Desulfarcum epimagneticum genomic window:
- a CDS encoding hypothetical protein (Evidence 5 : Unknown function), producing MNSSLPDFCGETDDEVMDILKILFDDTSEIPDWGKKYFWCLDGFNGLHLSNKVLNGAVFTDSELNSAEFINSDLRSADFSRATLKGADFSGANLEGAFFYKTELEGAYFDNANLISTNFVEADLTDASFNKANLEDTLIDSAIIKGTNFTDADFTEATFCRNILGESEFADLKKRRGAILVLPDESEDVTAKNQENAERYVPENKLITLKDGIFSGANFKNATLDDIQKNDATILGGRNIPK from the coding sequence ATGAACTCATCTTTGCCTGATTTCTGCGGTGAAACAGATGATGAAGTGATGGATATTTTAAAAATCCTTTTCGACGACACATCTGAAATTCCAGATTGGGGGAAAAAATATTTTTGGTGTTTGGATGGATTTAACGGTCTCCACTTGTCAAATAAAGTTTTGAATGGAGCGGTCTTTACGGATTCAGAGTTGAATAGCGCCGAATTCATCAATTCTGATTTAAGGAGCGCTGATTTTAGTAGAGCAACACTTAAGGGCGCGGATTTTTCAGGAGCAAACCTTGAAGGCGCATTTTTCTATAAGACGGAACTTGAAGGAGCTTACTTTGACAATGCCAATTTGATTTCAACAAACTTTGTGGAGGCTGATTTAACTGACGCTTCATTTAATAAAGCAAACCTTGAAGACACTTTAATAGATTCTGCAATCATCAAAGGCACAAATTTTACGGATGCAGATTTTACAGAGGCAACATTTTGTCGAAACATTCTTGGTGAAAGTGAATTTGCTGATTTAAAGAAAAGACGTGGGGCAATTTTGGTGCTACCCGATGAGAGCGAAGATGTGACCGCGAAAAATCAAGAGAATGCTGAAAGATATGTGCCAGAAAATAAGCTTATAACATTAAAAGATGGTATATTCAGTGGGGCGAATTTCAAAAATGCAACTTTAGATGATATTCAAAAAAATGATGCCACAATTCTTGGAGGGAGAAATATTCCAAAATAG
- a CDS encoding conserved hypothetical protein (Evidence 4 : Unknown function but conserved in other organisms) — translation MTSAEERKKLPIGMQTFEEIRRRGYVYIDKTRKIHEMITTGKAYFLSRPRRFGKSLLVSTLNEIFNGSKDLFEGLWIHTSGYEWPRRPVIKISLGGALCKTPGDIQDYIREHIEHIADAHGVKVHQNETAPAMRELIRKISKIGKVAVLIDEYDKPLTDCLDDPDLYRENRRFLRSFYSIFKEMDEHTHFIFFTGVSKFSKVGVFSGLNNLKDITMDMRFSDMLGITQKELESCFSDHIRDAGEKEGLGRDALLEKIEFWYNGYRFSEEDIRVYNPFSTLLFLDQKKFSFHWFETGTPAFLINLIKETDYDVQNLERLEVSESSFSSYEIENLAAVPLLFQTGYLTIKDYDAETGLYTLDYPNFEVRNAFETLVRIRNKKYYERFLDQERTLYLIGVEFNADERNIGDFEMEVLAPAGGPASAPKKKERDP, via the coding sequence ATGACATCCGCCGAAGAAAGAAAAAAACTGCCCATCGGGATGCAGACGTTTGAGGAAATACGCCGCCGGGGGTATGTGTACATTGACAAAACCCGGAAAATACACGAAATGATCACCACCGGAAAGGCTTATTTTCTGTCCCGGCCCCGCCGGTTCGGCAAATCCCTTCTGGTTTCCACTTTAAACGAAATATTCAACGGCTCAAAAGATCTGTTCGAGGGCCTTTGGATCCACACGTCCGGCTATGAATGGCCCCGGCGCCCGGTGATTAAAATCAGCCTCGGGGGCGCGTTGTGCAAAACCCCGGGGGACATCCAGGACTACATCCGGGAACACATCGAACACATCGCCGACGCCCATGGCGTGAAAGTCCACCAAAACGAGACCGCGCCGGCCATGCGGGAGCTGATCCGAAAAATTTCCAAAATCGGCAAAGTGGCGGTTTTGATCGATGAATATGACAAGCCCCTCACAGACTGCCTGGACGATCCGGACCTCTACCGGGAAAACCGGAGGTTTCTGCGGTCCTTTTACTCCATTTTCAAAGAAATGGATGAGCACACCCATTTCATATTTTTCACCGGCGTGTCCAAATTCTCCAAAGTCGGCGTGTTTTCAGGTTTAAACAACCTCAAAGACATCACCATGGACATGAGATTTTCGGACATGCTGGGAATCACGCAAAAAGAGCTGGAGTCCTGTTTCTCCGATCATATCCGGGACGCGGGCGAAAAAGAGGGGCTCGGCCGGGACGCCCTTTTGGAAAAAATCGAATTCTGGTACAACGGATACCGGTTCTCCGAGGAAGACATTCGCGTGTACAATCCATTCTCAACGCTTTTGTTTCTGGATCAGAAAAAATTCAGCTTCCACTGGTTTGAAACCGGGACCCCGGCTTTTCTCATCAACCTCATCAAAGAAACGGATTACGATGTTCAAAATCTGGAGCGCCTGGAAGTCAGCGAGTCCTCTTTCTCCAGTTATGAGATCGAAAATCTGGCCGCCGTTCCCCTCCTGTTTCAAACCGGCTATCTGACCATCAAAGATTATGATGCCGAAACAGGCCTTTACACCCTGGATTATCCCAACTTCGAAGTCCGAAACGCCTTTGAAACCCTGGTCCGGATCAGGAACAAAAAATATTATGAACGGTTCCTGGATCAGGAGCGAACGCTTTATCTGATCGGGGTGGAATTCAACGCCGATGAACGCAATATAGGGGATTTTGAGATGGAGGTCCTGGCGCCGGCCGGCGGCCCCGCGTCCGCCCCGAAAAAAAAGGAGCGCGACCCATGA
- a CDS encoding transposase — MEKVLDVYKRPFDTKFPVICMDESPKQLIGETKIPISASPGKPARHDYEYKRCGVCNIFMACEPLAGNRMVKITERKTKKDWAFFIKEIALAYEKAQKITLVMDNLNTHTPGALYETFRPHTAKKIWDRFDFVYTPKHGSWLNMAEIELNVLIGQCLNRRIDDIGTVKKEVCAWQKARNNKNAKVNWQFTSENARIKLRRLYPTFDA; from the coding sequence ATGGAAAAAGTTTTGGATGTTTACAAACGTCCATTTGATACAAAGTTTCCAGTGATATGCATGGATGAATCGCCAAAACAATTGATTGGAGAAACAAAAATTCCTATTTCAGCGTCACCCGGCAAACCGGCGAGGCATGATTATGAATACAAGCGTTGCGGGGTGTGTAATATTTTCATGGCATGTGAGCCTCTGGCGGGAAACCGAATGGTAAAAATTACTGAGAGAAAGACAAAAAAAGACTGGGCATTTTTTATAAAAGAAATTGCCCTGGCTTATGAAAAAGCCCAAAAGATAACGCTGGTTATGGATAATCTGAACACACATACTCCTGGCGCTCTATATGAAACTTTTCGACCGCATACGGCAAAAAAAATATGGGACAGATTTGATTTTGTGTATACTCCAAAGCACGGAAGTTGGCTAAACATGGCTGAAATAGAATTAAATGTTCTCATTGGGCAGTGTTTAAACAGAAGAATTGACGATATTGGAACCGTGAAAAAGGAAGTGTGCGCATGGCAAAAAGCCAGAAACAATAAAAACGCCAAAGTAAATTGGCAATTCACATCTGAAAACGCACGAATAAAACTGCGTCGGCTTTATCCGACCTTTGACGCTTGA
- a CDS encoding conserved hypothetical protein (Evidence 4 : Unknown function but conserved in other organisms): MKFEWDKEKERHDDLSEEYDFDYSKATRGKYFKRLLKEGSNVVILDPDIARAFPNSFAVNEALRSLIESRRD, from the coding sequence ATGAAATTTGAATGGGATAAAGAAAAAGAGCGCCATGATGATTTGTCTGAGGAATACGATTTTGATTATTCAAAGGCAACGAGGGGAAAGTATTTTAAGCGTCTGTTAAAGGAAGGATCCAATGTGGTTATTCTTGATCCTGACATTGCCAGAGCCTTCCCGAACTCCTTCGCTGTGAACGAGGCATTAAGGTCCCTGATTGAAAGCAGGCGGGATTGA
- a CDS encoding hypothetical protein (Evidence 5 : Unknown function) — protein MNALTQAAPYVLEFLKSVAAGAGATSLLDLINGIKNKTTDKDLEILRNFLSDIEVVLTKTLEKTSIELEIPNKKSWREEWLKSIFCGRSSDMEEQICYLPNFSPVAELRKTIENDMLRLNYGDGKRLEFIKEFNARLVSINTDKIDKVSIERCDYSKDSNLQAIADFKHKKSDGLVKSLNDIYIEPYAEKVDSSYWTPHQKDSGNRINEASSLLKRFLSKITKNFSDRILFIGADFGVGKTTFLRMEASKMAESFIKRLDGFYPTFFDLNNFKSNTHANMDLKLKELNLLNKNCPKTCLFLDSLDSMISGDSDTFENFMYSIKNIIINGLPFGSKAVIASRFIFGPFGHVAEYIRNSGDPDADAPTDEFLKLSVFSQCH, from the coding sequence ATGAATGCTTTGACGCAAGCAGCTCCTTACGTATTGGAATTCTTGAAATCAGTAGCCGCAGGCGCCGGGGCAACGTCTCTGCTTGACTTGATAAATGGTATAAAAAATAAAACAACTGATAAGGACCTAGAAATACTAAGAAATTTTTTAAGCGATATTGAAGTTGTTTTAACTAAGACATTGGAAAAAACATCCATTGAATTAGAAATTCCAAATAAGAAAAGTTGGCGAGAAGAATGGTTAAAATCGATTTTCTGCGGTCGTAGTTCCGATATGGAAGAGCAGATTTGTTATTTGCCAAATTTTAGTCCTGTTGCTGAATTGCGAAAAACAATTGAAAACGATATGTTAAGATTAAATTATGGTGATGGTAAACGTTTGGAATTTATAAAGGAATTCAACGCCAGATTGGTTTCAATAAATACAGATAAGATAGATAAGGTTTCCATAGAAAGATGTGATTATTCCAAAGATAGTAATCTCCAGGCAATAGCTGATTTCAAACATAAGAAAAGCGACGGATTAGTTAAATCGTTAAATGATATTTATATTGAACCGTATGCTGAAAAAGTCGATTCGTCATATTGGACACCTCATCAAAAAGATTCAGGTAATAGAATTAATGAGGCGTCAAGTTTACTTAAAAGATTTTTATCAAAAATCACAAAAAATTTTTCGGATAGAATTTTATTTATCGGAGCAGATTTTGGCGTGGGGAAAACCACTTTCTTAAGAATGGAAGCTTCAAAGATGGCAGAGAGCTTTATTAAAAGGTTGGATGGTTTTTATCCGACCTTTTTTGATTTAAACAACTTCAAATCAAATACTCACGCGAATATGGATTTAAAGCTAAAAGAGCTAAACCTTTTAAACAAAAATTGCCCCAAAACATGCCTGTTTTTAGATTCTTTAGATTCCATGATTTCCGGTGATTCGGACACTTTCGAGAATTTTATGTATTCGATTAAAAATATAATAATCAATGGTTTACCTTTCGGGTCCAAGGCGGTCATAGCATCAAGATTTATATTTGGACCATTTGGTCACGTTGCGGAATATATAAGGAATAGTGGCGACCCTGATGCTGATGCGCCTACTGATGAATTTTTAAAATTATCTGTTTTCAGTCAATGTCATTAA
- a CDS encoding Addiction module antidote protein, HigA family, with translation MVAQKIPPIHPGEILMEEFLKPMGLSQNKIALDIRVPPRRVHEIILGKRRITPDTALRLAKYFHMSPQFRLGLQMDYDLDVAEDLFSEKINQEVREYRKAV, from the coding sequence ATGGTCGCTCAAAAGATACCCCCCATTCACCCCGGGGAGATTTTAATGGAAGAATTTCTCAAGCCCATGGGGCTCAGCCAAAATAAAATCGCTCTGGACATTCGCGTGCCTCCCAGGAGAGTCCATGAGATTATTTTGGGGAAAAGGCGGATCACGCCTGACACCGCGTTGAGACTGGCGAAATATTTTCATATGTCTCCGCAATTTCGGCTTGGCCTTCAGATGGATTACGATCTGGATGTGGCCGAGGATTTGTTTTCGGAAAAAATCAATCAGGAGGTTCGGGAATACCGGAAAGCGGTCTGA
- a CDS encoding conserved hypothetical protein (Evidence 4 : Unknown function but conserved in other organisms): MKKIFISYKRENVKDVKKLVEYLMIGGIRIWQDVDSLDLGNTESQIKKAIQEECSGIVFYATKESIKSDFILNVELREGAQRLRRDSNFKVIPVFEEDKAKVDDALRGVFHGNLSSLNGIIIKKYNSAFEYFRKLRKILVKNAFSQTSGEITFSIMTRQRTPGNLGTTLDLDWSRPFSFNDFFSQKAWDDVIKPALSDIKDILLEFGIMDLKIFSKAHLTVGFAFGSIFNQITGFNFALDQRDEWWGTYQEEDAYEYLDVKITPDDISSREVAVNLSISRNIDYEKGEFIKQTNKSFRAEILCTPKSGISIVSIKNGSQAKSISKQICNTIRKTKENYGITDFHIFSAIPLGLAYLIGSDLNACGRIHLYEYDKEESGKYFPSWIL, translated from the coding sequence GTGAAAAAAATATTTATAAGTTATAAGAGAGAAAACGTTAAAGATGTTAAGAAGCTTGTTGAGTATTTAATGATTGGCGGAATTCGTATCTGGCAGGATGTTGATTCTCTTGATCTTGGCAATACGGAAAGTCAGATTAAAAAGGCTATTCAAGAAGAATGCTCCGGGATTGTTTTTTACGCCACAAAAGAAAGTATTAAATCAGATTTTATTTTAAATGTTGAGTTAAGGGAAGGCGCTCAAAGGTTAAGGCGTGATTCAAACTTTAAAGTGATACCTGTTTTTGAAGAAGATAAAGCGAAAGTTGATGATGCTTTGAGGGGAGTTTTTCATGGAAATTTATCCTCTTTAAATGGGATAATCATAAAAAAATATAATTCTGCGTTTGAATATTTTAGAAAGTTAAGAAAGATATTAGTAAAGAATGCTTTTAGCCAAACCTCTGGGGAGATCACCTTTTCGATTATGACTCGCCAGCGAACACCGGGCAATTTAGGAACTACTTTGGATTTAGACTGGAGCAGACCATTTTCTTTTAATGATTTTTTTTCACAAAAGGCATGGGATGATGTTATAAAACCAGCGCTATCAGATATTAAAGATATATTGCTGGAGTTTGGCATTATGGATCTAAAAATATTTTCCAAAGCGCATTTGACTGTGGGTTTTGCATTTGGGTCTATTTTTAATCAGATTACTGGATTTAATTTTGCGCTTGATCAAAGAGACGAGTGGTGGGGAACTTATCAAGAAGAGGATGCTTACGAATATTTAGATGTTAAAATCACTCCTGATGATATTTCATCCAGAGAAGTTGCTGTTAATTTATCAATAAGCCGTAATATTGACTATGAAAAAGGGGAATTCATTAAACAAACCAATAAATCTTTCAGGGCTGAAATATTATGCACTCCAAAATCTGGCATATCCATAGTATCGATTAAAAATGGAAGTCAAGCGAAATCAATATCGAAACAGATATGTAATACAATAAGAAAAACGAAAGAAAACTATGGCATTACAGATTTTCATATTTTTTCTGCGATACCATTGGGGTTAGCTTATCTAATAGGATCGGATTTAAATGCTTGCGGGCGAATTCATCTGTATGAATATGACAAAGAAGAGTCAGGTAAATATTTTCCATCATGGATTCTTTAG
- a CDS encoding transposase, translating to MKKYIVTLTQAERKNLMALTSKGKHKSQKILNALILLGCDDGEFQKNRSKNKELSKILNVSMKKIDRVKKRFVEDGIDITLNGKKGSRIYKKKTDGDFEARLVALSCSKAPEGFSRWTLRLLAEKVVKLDYIESISHETIRGILKKTKSNHGCVKDG from the coding sequence ATGAAAAAATATATCGTAACTTTGACACAAGCTGAACGAAAAAATCTTATGGCGCTCACATCAAAGGGAAAGCATAAGTCTCAAAAGATTCTTAACGCATTAATTTTGCTTGGATGTGATGATGGTGAATTTCAGAAAAATCGCTCTAAAAACAAAGAGCTTTCAAAAATTCTGAATGTCAGCATGAAGAAAATTGATCGCGTGAAAAAACGTTTTGTCGAAGATGGTATCGATATTACACTGAACGGAAAAAAAGGAAGTCGTATATACAAAAAGAAAACTGACGGAGATTTTGAGGCACGCTTGGTTGCGCTGAGCTGCAGCAAGGCTCCAGAGGGTTTTTCCAGATGGACTTTGCGTTTGTTGGCAGAAAAGGTTGTCAAGCTTGATTATATTGAAAGTATATCCCATGAAACTATTCGTGGCATTTTAAAAAAAACGAAATCAAACCATGGTTGCGTAAAGGATGGGTAA
- a CDS encoding conserved hypothetical protein (Evidence 4 : Unknown function but conserved in other organisms) has translation MRSNIIIDDHLMNEAIELTRLKTKKAVVESGLRLLIRMKKQERIKDLRGKLKWDGDLEKMRRDE, from the coding sequence ATGAGAAGCAATATCATTATTGATGACCATCTTATGAACGAAGCCATTGAGCTGACCCGTTTAAAAACCAAAAAAGCGGTGGTTGAAAGCGGCCTGCGTCTTCTGATCCGGATGAAAAAACAGGAGCGGATCAAAGATCTTAGGGGCAAACTGAAATGGGACGGCGACCTGGAAAAGATGAGGCGGGATGAATGA
- a CDS encoding transposase, translated as MNIFIDFSGSYDISALKFSNHSFAKRRKKCQEKLKSHVATARILLCKICANLFKNLNKIIHSHDFLQKHRFSEKDFQRNRLLTFPTLIHYFLSLPKGSYQDELDRFYKTMLHLDGFERMVSKAALCKARKKLKHEAFIELNRLSNRFFYENMSPETWRGFNLLAIDGSTLALPHEKEITDHFGVLKPTKGKPRPMARISQMFDVINKTTIHAAISPLENGERELAADHFLNLLPQDLILLDRGYPAYWLFNLILSLNANFCARISKKWKIIQKFSKSGKKEKIIRLKAPSSSISQCKEMGLDIKPLKLRLIRVELKNGETEILITSLTDGQAFPVHIFKDLYHLRWPVEEDYKALKCRIEVQNFSGKSVLSVYQDFHSKVLSKNLTAMTAHPVKKQIRNKTRGRKHPYQINFTQALSKMKIAMVLLFNQPAKAVEKLISGIHHIFVETIEPIRPGRSFPRKHKIRPRAFYQNYKPIA; from the coding sequence ATGAATATTTTTATTGATTTTTCAGGCAGTTATGATATTTCTGCTTTAAAGTTTTCAAACCATTCTTTTGCTAAAAGGAGAAAAAAATGTCAAGAAAAGTTGAAAAGTCACGTCGCCACGGCACGGATATTGCTTTGCAAAATCTGTGCCAACCTTTTCAAAAATCTCAATAAAATCATTCATTCTCATGATTTTCTTCAAAAACACAGATTTTCTGAAAAAGATTTCCAGAGAAACAGACTTCTCACATTCCCCACACTGATCCATTATTTCTTAAGCCTGCCCAAAGGATCCTATCAGGATGAACTGGATCGTTTTTATAAAACCATGCTTCATCTGGACGGTTTTGAACGCATGGTCTCAAAAGCCGCATTGTGCAAGGCCCGAAAAAAACTTAAACACGAGGCTTTTATAGAACTCAATCGGCTCTCCAACCGCTTCTTTTATGAAAACATGTCGCCTGAAACATGGCGCGGATTTAACCTGCTGGCCATTGACGGCTCTACCTTGGCCCTTCCCCATGAAAAAGAGATCACCGATCATTTCGGGGTCCTGAAACCCACAAAAGGCAAACCCCGCCCCATGGCCAGAATTTCCCAGATGTTCGATGTCATCAATAAAACCACAATCCACGCCGCTATCAGCCCGCTTGAGAACGGTGAAAGGGAGCTGGCGGCGGATCATTTTCTGAATCTCCTGCCCCAGGACCTGATTCTTCTGGATCGCGGCTATCCAGCCTACTGGCTTTTCAATTTGATATTATCGCTCAACGCCAATTTCTGCGCCCGAATATCAAAAAAATGGAAAATAATCCAAAAGTTCTCCAAATCCGGCAAAAAGGAAAAGATTATCCGCTTAAAGGCCCCGTCCTCCTCAATCTCCCAGTGCAAAGAGATGGGCCTGGACATCAAGCCTTTGAAATTAAGGTTGATCCGGGTGGAACTGAAAAACGGCGAAACGGAAATTCTGATCACATCCTTAACCGACGGTCAAGCCTTTCCCGTTCATATATTCAAAGATCTGTACCATTTGCGATGGCCCGTCGAAGAAGATTACAAAGCTTTAAAATGCCGGATCGAGGTTCAAAATTTCTCCGGAAAGTCCGTTTTGTCTGTTTATCAGGACTTCCATTCAAAGGTTTTATCCAAAAATCTCACTGCTATGACGGCGCATCCGGTCAAAAAACAGATCAGGAATAAAACCAGGGGCCGAAAACATCCTTATCAGATCAACTTTACCCAAGCCCTTTCCAAGATGAAAATCGCCATGGTTTTATTGTTCAATCAGCCGGCCAAGGCGGTCGAAAAACTAATATCCGGCATTCACCATATTTTCGTTGAGACAATCGAACCCATTCGCCCCGGAAGAAGTTTTCCGCGAAAACATAAAATCAGGCCCAGGGCCTTTTACCAAAACTACAAACCCATTGCTTAA
- a CDS encoding Zinc/iron-chelating domain-containing protein — translation MTQNEMEPIDAREAFCFSCGPDVPCFNECCRDLSQSLTPYDALRLRNRLEMASREFIERFGLLNTGPATGLPVLTLGPADEETLLCPFVTPDGCAVYEDRPSSCRMYPLARAVSRSRETGETAVHYALVKEAHCRGFEKGGSRTPEDRTPEDWIRDQGLSEYNRLNDLMLEIISLKNTSHPGPLGLAAQKMAHMAFYDLDSFKALVFEQGGHREIDAPSELMDAARQDDVKLLELAMVWLKAGLF, via the coding sequence ATGACCCAGAACGAAATGGAGCCCATAGACGCCCGGGAGGCCTTTTGCTTCTCCTGCGGCCCGGATGTTCCCTGCTTTAACGAATGCTGCCGGGATTTAAGCCAGTCCCTGACGCCCTACGACGCCCTGAGACTGAGAAACCGCCTGGAAATGGCCTCCCGCGAATTCATCGAGCGATTCGGGCTTCTTAACACCGGCCCGGCCACCGGGCTCCCGGTCCTGACCCTGGGACCGGCCGACGAAGAAACCCTGCTCTGCCCCTTTGTCACGCCCGACGGGTGCGCCGTGTATGAGGACCGCCCGTCCTCATGCCGCATGTATCCCCTGGCCCGGGCCGTGTCGCGGTCCCGGGAAACCGGGGAGACCGCCGTCCACTACGCCCTGGTCAAAGAGGCCCATTGCCGGGGATTTGAAAAGGGGGGCTCCCGGACCCCCGAAGACCGGACCCCCGAAGACTGGATCCGGGACCAGGGGCTTTCGGAATACAACCGCTTAAACGATCTCATGCTTGAGATCATCAGCCTGAAAAACACGTCCCACCCCGGCCCTTTGGGCCTGGCGGCCCAGAAAATGGCCCACATGGCCTTTTACGATCTCGATTCCTTCAAAGCCCTGGTCTTTGAGCAGGGCGGCCACCGTGAGATCGACGCCCCTTCGGAACTCATGGACGCCGCGAGGCAGGATGATGTGAAACTTCTGGAACTGGCGATGGTTTGGCTTAAGGCGGGGCTTTTTTGA
- a CDS encoding hypothetical protein (Evidence 5 : Unknown function): MYCWVRKSKIVVVNYKKNAMILLQNINIKRIAMRVIFPINGIKLQHRQFL; encoded by the coding sequence TTGTATTGTTGGGTGAGAAAATCTAAAATTGTCGTGGTTAATTACAAAAAAAACGCTATGATACTTCTTCAGAACATCAATATTAAGCGCATCGCTATGCGCGTTATTTTCCCCATTAATGGTATTAAACTGCAACATCGACAGTTTTTGTAA
- a CDS encoding conserved hypothetical protein (Evidence 4 : Unknown function but conserved in other organisms), protein MRVSIALAGKGGTGKTTLAGMLIKYLRLKQKTPILAVDADSNANLNEVLGVEIAGTVGGAREEMKKGDVPSGMTKDVFMSMKLEQSIVEAGDFDLVVMGQPEGTGCYCAANTILTNFLDRLIENYPYIVTDNEAGMEHISRLTTKNVDALLIVADASRRGLQAAIRIRDLAENLNIGVGKSWVVLNRLKGEPDEAVLKILKEQNVHLAGVIQDDPEVYDFDLAGRPTIEMSDDNPAFVEACGVFDRIFSESSST, encoded by the coding sequence ATGAGAGTTTCCATCGCTTTGGCTGGAAAGGGGGGGACCGGCAAAACCACGCTTGCCGGGATGCTGATCAAATACTTAAGGCTTAAACAAAAAACGCCGATTCTGGCCGTGGACGCGGACAGCAACGCCAACCTCAACGAGGTGCTGGGGGTTGAGATCGCGGGCACGGTGGGGGGCGCCCGGGAAGAGATGAAAAAAGGGGACGTGCCTTCGGGCATGACCAAGGATGTGTTCATGTCCATGAAGCTGGAGCAGTCCATCGTGGAGGCCGGGGATTTTGACCTGGTGGTCATGGGCCAGCCCGAGGGGACCGGCTGCTACTGCGCGGCCAACACCATCCTGACCAATTTCCTGGACCGGCTCATTGAAAATTATCCCTATATCGTCACGGACAACGAGGCCGGCATGGAGCACATCAGCCGCCTGACCACCAAAAATGTGGACGCGCTGCTCATTGTGGCCGACGCCTCAAGGCGGGGGCTTCAGGCCGCCATCCGCATTCGCGACCTCGCCGAGAATCTCAACATCGGGGTGGGCAAATCCTGGGTGGTTTTAAACCGGCTCAAAGGGGAGCCCGACGAGGCGGTTTTAAAAATTTTAAAGGAGCAAAATGTCCACCTGGCCGGTGTGATTCAGGATGACCCGGAGGTGTATGACTTTGATCTCGCGGGCCGGCCCACCATTGAGATGTCCGATGACAATCCCGCCTTTGTCGAGGCATGC